A region from the Achromobacter seleniivolatilans genome encodes:
- a CDS encoding DNA-binding response regulator: MNDLLDLIVFSPDPAQRVRRSDALAGMGFSPRRCEDSNGLFRLFQARRTPLLVMEAEFSDLCMAVAGLRAMDTTAGIVAVSAFDSPENRILGLHCGADACFQPDVATSEIAAALQALVRRVPATGRRAPGGDAEPRAPVTPPATVEAAGKWQFLDASWTLVSPQGTRLSLTLAEREFLLKLTASADKRLPRGETPGLDPQAGRESIRRTDVVVSRLRRKAHDMNLELPIRTVWGWGYAFTGDI, translated from the coding sequence ATGAACGACTTACTAGACCTGATCGTCTTCTCTCCCGACCCCGCCCAACGAGTGCGCCGCAGCGACGCCTTGGCAGGCATGGGATTCTCACCTCGCCGTTGCGAGGACTCCAATGGTTTGTTCCGCCTGTTCCAGGCGCGCCGCACGCCATTGCTGGTAATGGAAGCCGAATTTTCCGACCTTTGCATGGCCGTCGCAGGTCTGCGCGCCATGGATACCACTGCGGGCATCGTTGCGGTTTCCGCCTTCGATTCGCCCGAAAACCGCATTTTGGGGCTGCATTGCGGGGCGGATGCCTGCTTTCAACCCGACGTAGCCACTTCTGAAATCGCAGCGGCGCTGCAAGCCTTGGTGCGCCGCGTGCCGGCGACCGGCCGCCGCGCACCGGGCGGCGACGCCGAGCCGCGCGCACCCGTCACTCCACCCGCCACCGTCGAAGCAGCGGGCAAATGGCAATTCCTGGACGCCTCATGGACGCTCGTCAGCCCGCAAGGCACGCGTCTGTCGCTGACTCTGGCCGAGCGCGAGTTCCTGCTCAAGCTCACGGCGTCCGCCGACAAGCGTTTGCCACGCGGCGAGACGCCAGGGCTGGACCCGCAAGCCGGACGCGAATCCATCCGCCGCACTGACGTGGTGGTCAGCCGTTTACGGCGCAAGGCGCACGATATGAACCTTGAGTTGCCCATCCGCACCGTCTGGGGTTGGGGTTACGCCTTCACGGGAGATATCTGA
- a CDS encoding HlyD family secretion protein produces the protein MRTLSVFRRTLPAASAASLLLLLAGCGNDHNAFYQGYVEGDYVYVASSEAGRLDALNVKRGQQVTPDAPLFALEATRERAARDQASAQLAAAIAQLEDIGTGKRPPEVDVSRAQLAQAEAASRRSASQLQRDTAQFRIGGIARAQLDDSREQAQSDAARVRELKAQLEVARLPGRDDQRRAQAAQVDAAKATLAQAEWTLAQKRLASPAAGQVFDTLYRVGEWVPAGSPVVSLLPPGNIKVRFFVPETVVGSLKIGQQAMLRCDACGDPVPVHIDYVSTQAEYTPPVIYSRESRSKLVYMVEARPVPEAAARLHPGQPVEATLQ, from the coding sequence ATGCGTACCCTATCCGTGTTCCGCCGCACCCTGCCCGCCGCCTCTGCCGCGTCACTACTGCTATTGCTTGCCGGCTGCGGCAATGATCACAACGCGTTTTATCAAGGTTATGTCGAAGGCGATTATGTCTACGTTGCGTCGTCGGAAGCCGGCCGGCTGGATGCGCTGAACGTCAAGCGCGGCCAACAGGTGACGCCCGACGCCCCCTTGTTCGCGCTGGAGGCCACGCGCGAGCGTGCCGCCCGGGATCAGGCCAGTGCGCAGTTGGCAGCGGCCATCGCCCAGCTGGAAGACATAGGCACCGGCAAGCGCCCGCCCGAGGTCGACGTCAGCCGCGCTCAATTGGCGCAGGCGGAAGCCGCCAGCAGGCGTTCGGCCAGCCAGCTGCAACGCGATACGGCCCAGTTCCGCATCGGGGGCATCGCCCGCGCGCAACTGGACGACAGCCGCGAACAGGCGCAATCGGATGCCGCCCGGGTGCGGGAGCTGAAGGCGCAGTTGGAAGTTGCCCGGTTGCCTGGGCGCGATGACCAGCGCCGCGCACAGGCCGCGCAGGTGGATGCCGCCAAGGCCACGCTGGCGCAGGCGGAATGGACTCTGGCGCAAAAGCGCCTGGCCTCGCCCGCTGCCGGGCAGGTCTTTGACACGCTCTACCGGGTGGGCGAATGGGTGCCTGCGGGCAGCCCGGTCGTCAGCCTGCTGCCGCCCGGCAATATCAAGGTGCGCTTCTTCGTGCCTGAAACCGTGGTGGGGTCGCTGAAGATCGGCCAGCAGGCCATGCTGCGGTGTGACGCCTGCGGCGATCCGGTACCAGTGCATATCGACTATGTGTCGACGCAGGCCGAATACACGCCGCCCGTCATCTATAGCCGCGAAAGCCGTAGCAAGCTTGTGTATATGGTTGAAGCGCGTCCGGTGCCCGAAGCCGCGGCGCGGCTGCATCCGGGGCAGCCTGTGGAGGCCACCCTGCAATGA
- a CDS encoding YbaK/prolyl-tRNA synthetase associated domain-containing protein yields the protein MEIFERLQALLAQNQARYSLLEHPAAGRSVEVAAIRGTEVSQGAKALVCRVKISSNLRKNVLAVFPADQQADLDAIARAAGGKKASLASQDLARELTGCEIGAIPPFTFNPDLHLLVDPSLRNRHEQIVFNAGRLDASILLNTEDYFRLAAPEEAPLIKT from the coding sequence ATGGAAATCTTCGAACGCCTGCAAGCCTTGCTTGCCCAGAACCAGGCACGGTACAGCCTGCTTGAACACCCCGCCGCCGGCCGCTCGGTCGAGGTCGCCGCCATCCGCGGCACCGAGGTCAGCCAAGGCGCCAAGGCGCTGGTCTGCCGGGTGAAGATCTCGTCCAACTTGCGAAAAAACGTGCTGGCGGTGTTTCCGGCCGATCAGCAGGCCGACCTGGACGCCATAGCCCGCGCAGCCGGTGGCAAAAAGGCCTCATTGGCCTCGCAGGATCTGGCGCGGGAACTGACGGGTTGCGAGATCGGCGCCATTCCGCCCTTTACCTTCAATCCGGATCTGCACTTGCTGGTGGACCCCAGCCTGCGCAATCGCCACGAGCAGATCGTATTCAATGCCGGCCGCCTGGACGCCTCGATTTTGCTGAATACCGAAGACTACTTCCGGCTGGCCGCGCCAGAAGAAGCCCCGCTGATCAAAACCTGA
- a CDS encoding efflux transporter outer membrane subunit, whose amino-acid sequence MPRLRPAMTALLPLMLIAGCTVGPDFKKPAAPDVASYTAPQEPAAAPGGQRLQAGADIPAQWWRLFQSEALDQLVRQALDASPTLEEARARLRQATEDLNAETGGRTLPSVDANLSAARKKVDPAAYGVPVAVQPPPFTLYNASIDVSYTLDVFGGNRRALEGMAAQLDYQAHELQAARMSLAANVVTAAIKQADLSERLAASHDLLAAQIRQQDIMAQRVAAGGVSQADLRNQELLVAQTRATLPPLEQQLSQVSHQLAVYLGQPPAALQSAPLRLSDLTLPADVPTGIPSALTRQRPDILAAEALWHKASADVGVATANQYPQFTLTASFGSQRTRAGELTDGVNVWNLGLGLVQPLFRGGELRARKRSAEAAYDAASAAYQQTVLDGFRQVADALRAVQTDGDAFQAYDDAWRRAADAERIAQGRYQAGGISHLSLLDSQRQLLNTRIARTQADAARYADTAALLQALGGGWWNEAEK is encoded by the coding sequence ATGCCGCGGCTGCGGCCCGCGATGACCGCGTTGCTGCCGCTGATGCTGATCGCTGGCTGCACCGTCGGCCCGGACTTCAAGAAGCCTGCCGCGCCCGATGTCGCGTCCTACACGGCGCCGCAAGAGCCCGCTGCCGCTCCAGGCGGCCAACGGCTGCAAGCCGGCGCCGACATTCCAGCCCAATGGTGGCGCCTGTTCCAATCCGAAGCGCTGGACCAATTGGTCCGCCAGGCGCTGGACGCCAGCCCCACGTTGGAAGAAGCGCGTGCCCGCTTGCGTCAGGCTACCGAAGATCTGAATGCCGAAACGGGCGGACGCACGTTGCCGTCGGTGGACGCCAATCTGTCCGCGGCGCGCAAAAAAGTGGACCCCGCCGCTTACGGCGTGCCGGTAGCGGTGCAACCGCCGCCCTTCACGCTGTACAACGCGTCAATCGATGTGTCCTACACGCTGGATGTCTTTGGCGGCAACCGCCGCGCGCTGGAAGGCATGGCCGCGCAGTTGGACTATCAGGCGCACGAGCTGCAAGCGGCACGCATGTCCCTGGCCGCCAACGTGGTCACCGCCGCCATCAAACAGGCCGATCTGTCTGAACGGCTGGCTGCAAGCCACGATCTGCTCGCGGCGCAGATCCGGCAGCAAGACATCATGGCCCAGCGCGTTGCTGCGGGCGGCGTATCGCAAGCCGACCTGCGCAACCAGGAATTACTGGTGGCCCAGACCCGTGCAACCCTGCCGCCGCTTGAGCAGCAACTGTCCCAGGTGTCCCATCAACTTGCGGTGTATCTAGGCCAACCACCTGCTGCCCTGCAAAGCGCGCCGTTGCGTTTATCAGACCTGACGCTGCCTGCGGATGTGCCCACCGGCATCCCTTCCGCACTCACGCGCCAGCGCCCGGACATCCTGGCCGCAGAAGCCCTGTGGCATAAGGCTTCCGCCGATGTGGGCGTGGCTACCGCCAATCAATATCCGCAGTTCACCCTGACCGCCAGCTTCGGTTCGCAACGCACGCGCGCGGGCGAGTTGACCGATGGCGTGAACGTGTGGAACCTGGGCCTGGGCTTGGTGCAACCGCTGTTTCGCGGCGGTGAACTGCGCGCGCGCAAACGCTCTGCCGAGGCCGCCTACGATGCCGCGTCAGCCGCCTACCAACAGACCGTGCTGGACGGATTCCGGCAGGTTGCCGATGCCTTGCGCGCCGTGCAAACCGACGGCGACGCCTTCCAGGCGTATGACGACGCATGGCGCCGCGCGGCAGATGCCGAGCGCATTGCGCAAGGCCGCTACCAAGCTGGCGGCATCAGTCACCTGAGCTTGCTGGACAGCCAGCGGCAGTTGTTGAACACGCGCATCGCCCGCACGCAGGCCGATGCCGCGCGATACGCCGACACCGCCGCGTTGCTGCAAGCGCTGGGCGGCGGCTGGTGGAACGAAGCCGAAAAATAA
- a CDS encoding NRDE family protein, whose product MCLAVLALQTLPGIPVLIAANRDEFHARRTYAAAQWDDAPDVYAGRDGVAGGTWMGVTAGGRYAVVTNFREPGQHRADAPSRGALVEDFLRGVTPPADYLAAVHVADQAYNGFNLIVGDTRQAWYLSNRNGAPMQLAPGIYALSNHLLDTPWPKLARTKAAFSAVLRHTPQPDLPALFSALADRNPADDNDLPATGLPQDREKLLSSPFIVSPDYGTRSSSVLALSDDGSGQLDERRFAPDGTVSGESRLTFSWRSEKAADMLG is encoded by the coding sequence ATGTGTCTCGCCGTACTGGCCCTGCAAACCCTGCCGGGCATTCCCGTCCTGATCGCCGCCAACCGCGACGAATTCCACGCCCGCCGCACCTATGCCGCAGCGCAGTGGGACGACGCGCCTGACGTCTACGCAGGACGCGATGGTGTGGCGGGCGGCACCTGGATGGGCGTGACGGCTGGCGGCCGATATGCGGTGGTGACCAACTTCCGGGAACCCGGCCAGCACCGGGCAGATGCGCCCTCTCGCGGCGCGCTGGTTGAAGACTTTCTGCGCGGAGTCACGCCGCCTGCTGACTATCTGGCTGCCGTACACGTTGCGGATCAAGCCTATAACGGCTTCAACCTGATAGTGGGTGATACGCGCCAAGCTTGGTATTTGAGCAACCGCAACGGCGCCCCGATGCAGTTGGCGCCAGGTATTTACGCCTTATCCAATCATTTGCTCGACACGCCCTGGCCCAAGCTGGCGCGGACCAAAGCCGCATTTTCCGCCGTGCTGCGCCACACGCCTCAGCCAGACTTGCCTGCGCTGTTTTCGGCCCTGGCCGACCGCAACCCGGCCGATGACAATGACCTGCCCGCCACGGGCTTGCCACAGGATCGCGAAAAACTATTGAGCAGCCCTTTTATCGTCAGTCCGGACTATGGCACTCGGAGTTCCAGCGTATTGGCCCTGAGTGATGACGGCAGTGGTCAGCTGGATGAAAGGCGCTTCGCCCCCGACGGCACGGTTAGCGGGGAAAGCAGATTGACGTTTTCCTGGCGGTCGGAAAAGGCCGCCGATATGCTTGGATAA
- a CDS encoding carboxypeptidase regulatory-like domain-containing protein: protein MNKRFERSTLAAMMAVGGLALAGVLSTAQAALPPIKHQGSVQYVSGGIGIDESESMKAAAKDYPLALTFAAQRDGKADYVASVAVTIHDSQGKEVLKAMAEGPYMLVKLPAGSYKISATYNGRAQDRQVTVQNTGTTRAVFEWK, encoded by the coding sequence ATGAACAAACGATTTGAACGCAGCACGCTGGCCGCCATGATGGCAGTGGGCGGTCTGGCCCTTGCCGGTGTCTTGTCCACGGCGCAGGCGGCGCTGCCCCCGATCAAGCATCAAGGCTCGGTGCAGTACGTAAGCGGCGGCATCGGTATCGATGAGTCGGAATCCATGAAAGCCGCCGCCAAGGATTACCCGCTGGCCCTGACTTTTGCCGCGCAACGCGATGGCAAGGCAGATTATGTGGCCAGCGTGGCAGTCACCATTCATGACTCGCAAGGCAAGGAAGTCTTGAAAGCCATGGCCGAAGGGCCGTACATGCTGGTGAAGCTGCCTGCCGGCAGCTATAAGATTTCGGCCACTTACAACGGCCGTGCGCAAGACCGGCAGGTCACCGTGCAGAACACTGGCACGACGCGCGCCGTGTTCGAGTGGAAATAA
- a CDS encoding MAPEG family protein — MKTIAWLMLAAAILPFVSTIVAKAGGSKFDNNDPRAWLARQEGWRARANAAQINTFEALPFFYAAVLFALYNQASPAHVATLMACWLGVRLGYLAMYLAGWGALRSLVWAIGVGFVIAIVFSGV; from the coding sequence ATGAAAACAATCGCGTGGTTGATGTTGGCCGCGGCCATTCTGCCGTTCGTATCGACGATCGTCGCCAAAGCAGGAGGCAGCAAATTCGACAACAACGATCCGCGAGCCTGGCTGGCGCGCCAAGAAGGATGGCGCGCGCGAGCCAACGCCGCGCAAATCAATACGTTTGAAGCGCTGCCGTTCTTCTATGCAGCGGTGCTGTTCGCGCTGTACAACCAGGCCTCGCCCGCGCACGTGGCTACGCTGATGGCATGCTGGCTTGGCGTGCGCCTGGGATATCTGGCGATGTACCTGGCAGGCTGGGGCGCGTTGCGTTCGCTCGTTTGGGCGATTGGCGTGGGCTTTGTGATCGCTATCGTGTTTTCGGGCGTGTAG
- a CDS encoding FUSC family protein gives MSRHSLTRAARTSNMRWLMSLAHMEPSPVSRWVALRAALAIGLPTAVGLALDQSAAAALVALGALPAITGDNGGPYRNRALSIGSTVFGGALGYLLGNLISGHGLLTSGAMTVLVLAASLIGTFNNIAAVATLQFAVYVIVGSSLTSTLPPWLPSVLVGAGGIFGLALTLSGWVVNPIAPERAAVAMAYRKLAAMFAAIGTSRIMAARRDMEAAMTNAYDILLTARGRAAGPSPRLARLAAQLQACTPLTNAAMALARAGRVVPPDCARVMNRLADRVENNADPDPGDDIAALRLADMPQLADALAQALPLLDGGRQQTGDPLATLGPVRPRTPWRVLARTYRPGPTTVRYLIRLGLCLIAAEAVALAVSLPRSYWVPLIVVVIFKPNFGSVFARALQSCGGSVVGVAISATVLALDRNGLASLLTVGVLASLLPWSIRRNYGLFSAILLPILMLLIGALQPGSWYIALARLVDVGVAAAIVLLVGYLPWIRIERNNLDHAVSTAMSTLAAYLNTVFQADPASRHDLRASAYARLSDLRIALQRGLSEPRLVSRRALAWWPVEVALERVANAISDTAWSPQAATAAPSAAQTAQLATALQTMSTAVELGLPMPAEHITAPSPALQDVAAEIESLRAALTGPDFAAAPGAGAPKHPIHQV, from the coding sequence GTGTCCCGCCACTCTCTGACCCGCGCCGCCCGAACCTCAAACATGCGCTGGCTGATGAGCCTGGCGCACATGGAGCCGTCTCCCGTCAGCCGCTGGGTCGCGCTGCGCGCCGCGCTGGCTATCGGTTTACCGACGGCCGTTGGCCTGGCGCTGGATCAGAGCGCGGCGGCGGCGCTGGTGGCCTTGGGCGCCTTGCCCGCCATCACTGGCGACAACGGCGGCCCTTATCGCAACCGCGCCCTTTCCATTGGCTCCACCGTATTTGGCGGTGCGCTGGGTTATCTGCTGGGCAATCTGATATCCGGACACGGTCTGCTGACATCGGGCGCGATGACCGTGCTGGTGCTCGCGGCAAGCCTGATCGGCACCTTCAACAACATCGCGGCAGTCGCCACACTGCAATTCGCCGTGTATGTCATCGTGGGCTCGAGCCTGACCTCTACGCTACCGCCGTGGCTGCCGTCCGTACTGGTGGGCGCGGGCGGCATTTTCGGACTGGCGCTGACCCTGTCGGGCTGGGTGGTCAACCCGATTGCCCCTGAACGCGCCGCGGTCGCCATGGCCTACCGCAAGCTTGCGGCCATGTTTGCGGCCATCGGCACGTCGCGCATCATGGCAGCTCGGCGCGACATGGAAGCGGCCATGACCAACGCCTACGACATTCTGCTGACGGCGCGTGGCCGCGCTGCCGGCCCGTCGCCCCGCCTGGCGCGTCTGGCGGCGCAATTGCAAGCCTGCACGCCGCTGACCAATGCCGCAATGGCGCTGGCACGAGCGGGCCGTGTCGTACCGCCCGACTGCGCCCGGGTGATGAACCGGCTGGCCGACCGGGTCGAAAACAATGCAGACCCGGACCCGGGCGACGACATCGCAGCCTTGCGTCTGGCCGACATGCCGCAGTTGGCCGATGCGCTGGCCCAGGCGCTGCCTTTGTTGGATGGCGGGCGGCAACAGACAGGGGACCCGCTTGCCACTCTGGGCCCTGTCCGCCCGCGAACGCCATGGCGCGTACTGGCTCGGACCTACCGGCCCGGCCCCACCACGGTGCGTTATCTGATCCGTCTTGGCCTGTGCCTGATCGCCGCCGAAGCCGTGGCGCTGGCGGTATCGTTGCCCCGGTCGTATTGGGTGCCGTTGATTGTGGTGGTGATCTTCAAGCCCAACTTTGGTTCGGTGTTTGCGCGCGCCCTGCAAAGCTGTGGCGGCAGCGTGGTGGGCGTGGCGATCAGCGCCACCGTGCTGGCGCTGGACCGCAATGGCCTGGCAAGCCTGCTCACTGTCGGGGTGCTGGCGTCCCTGCTGCCCTGGTCCATCCGCCGCAACTATGGCCTGTTCTCGGCCATTCTGCTGCCAATTCTTATGCTGTTGATCGGCGCCTTGCAACCCGGCAGCTGGTACATCGCGCTGGCCCGGCTGGTGGATGTGGGCGTGGCGGCAGCCATTGTGCTGCTCGTGGGGTATCTGCCGTGGATTCGCATCGAGCGGAACAATCTGGATCACGCCGTATCCACCGCGATGTCCACCCTGGCCGCCTACCTCAACACGGTATTCCAGGCTGATCCGGCCAGCCGTCATGATCTGCGCGCAAGCGCCTATGCGCGCTTGTCCGACCTGCGCATCGCACTGCAACGCGGCCTGTCCGAACCGCGCCTGGTCAGCCGCCGCGCGCTGGCGTGGTGGCCGGTGGAAGTGGCGCTTGAACGCGTGGCGAACGCCATCTCTGATACGGCGTGGTCACCACAAGCGGCCACGGCCGCGCCCAGCGCCGCGCAAACCGCGCAGCTCGCCACCGCCTTGCAAACGATGAGCACAGCCGTGGAACTAGGCTTGCCCATGCCTGCGGAGCACATCACGGCGCCCTCTCCCGCGTTGCAGGATGTGGCCGCCGAAATCGAATCCTTGCGCGCGGCGCTGACCGGCCCGGATTTCGCGGCCGCCCCCGGCGCTGGCGCTCCCAAACACCCCATTCACCAGGTCTGA
- a CDS encoding ABC transporter ATP-binding protein produces MSTPANAVIDVRGLNKHFGDKHVVNDVSLQVQEGEIFGFLGPNGSGKTTCIRLMCGLLTPDSGSGTCLGFDILRDSAQIKRHVGYMTQKFSYWDDLTIRENLDFVARMYGMPERQETVDRALEELGLQSRAKQLTGSLSGGWKQRLALAACLLHQPRLLLLDEPTAGVDPTARRDFWEQLHELAARGISVLVSTHYMDEAERCHKLAYISYGRLLTQGTADQVIAEQRLTTWAIHGHNLVPLGKQLRGAPGVDQTVAFGSALHVSGQDAELLERTLRQAIAGQDLRLERIDTSLEDVFIYLMNRSTDNFARPA; encoded by the coding sequence ATGAGTACGCCCGCCAATGCCGTTATCGACGTTCGTGGTTTGAATAAACACTTTGGCGATAAACACGTCGTTAACGATGTGTCGTTGCAGGTGCAGGAAGGCGAGATATTCGGCTTTCTTGGACCCAACGGCAGCGGCAAGACCACGTGCATCCGGCTGATGTGCGGCCTGCTCACGCCGGATTCCGGCAGTGGCACATGCCTGGGTTTTGACATTCTGCGCGACAGCGCGCAAATCAAGCGGCATGTGGGTTATATGACGCAAAAGTTCTCGTACTGGGATGACTTGACCATCCGCGAGAACCTGGACTTCGTGGCGCGCATGTATGGCATGCCCGAACGTCAAGAGACCGTCGACCGCGCACTGGAAGAACTGGGGCTGCAAAGCCGCGCCAAACAATTGACGGGATCGCTGTCGGGCGGCTGGAAGCAACGGCTGGCGTTGGCGGCGTGCTTGCTGCATCAGCCGCGCTTGCTGTTGCTGGACGAACCTACCGCGGGAGTGGACCCGACGGCGCGGCGCGACTTCTGGGAGCAACTGCATGAGCTGGCCGCGCGCGGGATTTCGGTGCTGGTCAGCACGCACTACATGGACGAGGCCGAACGCTGCCACAAGCTGGCCTATATCTCATACGGCCGGCTGCTGACGCAAGGCACCGCCGACCAAGTCATTGCTGAACAGCGCCTGACCACCTGGGCCATCCATGGCCATAACCTGGTGCCGCTTGGGAAACAGCTGCGTGGCGCGCCCGGTGTGGACCAGACCGTGGCATTCGGGTCCGCGCTGCACGTCAGCGGCCAGGACGCCGAGCTGCTGGAACGCACCCTGCGCCAAGCCATCGCCGGCCAGGACCTGCGGCTGGAACGCATCGACACCAGCCTGGAGGATGTCTTCATCTACTTGATGAACCGGTCCACCGACAACTTCGCGAGGCCGGCATGA
- a CDS encoding NADP-dependent oxidoreductase has product MTQSSLTNRRVVLAARPHGEPTDKDFRLETGEVPQPGAGQVLLRTVYLSLDPYMRGRMSDAPSYAEPVQIGQPMVGGTVTRVHASKHPDYKPGDWVLAQSGWQDYALSDGEGLVRLGANPQHPSYSLGVLGMPGFTGYMGLLDIGQPKAGETVVVAAASGAVGAVVGQIAKIHGCKVVGIAGGQDKCRYVVDELGFDECLDHKAPDLPGRLARAVPKGIDVYFENVGGAVFDAVLPLLNPRARVPVCGLISAYNATSQPEGPDRLALLMRTILTKRLKMQGFIIFNEYAHRYGEFREAMEDLIKQGRIKYREDVVEGLENAPRGLIGLLKGENAGKRIVRVGPDELSAN; this is encoded by the coding sequence ATGACGCAATCGTCTTTGACCAATCGCCGTGTCGTGCTTGCCGCAAGGCCCCACGGCGAGCCCACTGACAAGGACTTCCGCCTGGAAACGGGCGAGGTTCCGCAACCTGGCGCTGGCCAGGTGCTGCTGCGCACCGTTTACCTGTCGCTGGACCCCTATATGCGCGGCCGCATGAGCGACGCGCCTTCTTACGCTGAACCCGTGCAGATCGGCCAGCCCATGGTGGGTGGCACGGTCACGCGCGTGCATGCGTCCAAGCATCCGGATTACAAGCCCGGCGATTGGGTGCTGGCGCAGTCGGGGTGGCAGGACTACGCCCTGTCCGATGGCGAGGGTTTGGTGCGCCTGGGCGCCAACCCGCAGCATCCCTCTTATTCGCTTGGTGTTTTGGGCATGCCCGGTTTCACCGGGTACATGGGGCTGCTGGATATTGGTCAGCCCAAAGCGGGTGAGACCGTGGTGGTGGCTGCTGCCAGCGGCGCGGTCGGCGCGGTCGTCGGGCAGATTGCCAAGATTCACGGCTGCAAGGTGGTGGGGATTGCGGGCGGGCAGGACAAATGCCGGTACGTGGTCGACGAACTGGGCTTTGACGAATGCCTGGACCATAAGGCGCCAGATCTGCCCGGCCGTCTGGCCCGCGCGGTGCCTAAGGGCATTGATGTGTATTTTGAGAACGTGGGCGGCGCGGTGTTTGATGCCGTGCTTCCGCTTTTGAATCCGCGTGCCCGGGTGCCGGTGTGCGGGCTGATCTCGGCCTACAACGCGACCAGCCAGCCCGAAGGCCCGGACCGCCTGGCTCTGTTGATGCGCACCATTCTGACCAAGCGGTTGAAGATGCAGGGCTTCATCATTTTCAACGAATACGCGCATCGCTATGGCGAATTCCGCGAGGCGATGGAAGACCTGATCAAGCAAGGCCGTATCAAGTATCGCGAAGACGTGGTCGAGGGTTTGGAAAATGCGCCGCGCGGCCTGATCGGCCTGCTGAAAGGCGAGAACGCCGGTAAGCGCATTGTGCGCGTCGGCCCGGATGAACTGAGCGCAAATTGA
- a CDS encoding ABC transporter permease, with amino-acid sequence MMRQLQGFSWSRWWSMVLKEFLQLRRDRITFGMIVGLPIMQLALFGYAINTDPKQMPTAVITADHSPFTRSFVAAMKSSDYFHITEELDNEEAGRAALAQGRVLFVLTIPPDFSRRLLRGERPALLIEADATDPMATGMALGAVTQLTQAVAQKDLTGPLASLAGGQPPFDVQVHQLYNEEQISQYNTVPGLMGVILTMTLVMMTGLAMTRERERGTMENLLAMPVRPIEVMTGKIVPYIAIGLIQATIILLAAHLVFHVPIQGSLLSVYLAALLFVAANLTVGITLSSIAQNQLQAMQLTMFYFLPNMLLSGFMFPFKGMPMWAQYLGNLLPLTHFNRLIRGILLKGNGWWDLWPSIWPLLLFTVVVMTAAVKFYRRTLD; translated from the coding sequence ATGATGCGGCAACTGCAAGGTTTTTCCTGGTCGCGCTGGTGGAGCATGGTGCTGAAAGAATTCCTGCAACTGCGCCGCGACCGCATCACGTTCGGCATGATCGTGGGCCTGCCCATCATGCAGCTGGCGCTGTTTGGCTACGCCATCAACACCGACCCCAAGCAGATGCCCACCGCCGTCATCACGGCTGACCACAGCCCTTTCACGCGCAGCTTTGTCGCGGCGATGAAGTCGTCTGACTACTTCCACATCACCGAAGAACTGGACAACGAGGAAGCCGGGCGCGCGGCGCTGGCCCAGGGCCGCGTGCTGTTCGTCTTGACGATTCCGCCGGACTTCTCGCGCCGCCTGCTGCGCGGCGAACGCCCGGCGCTGCTGATCGAAGCGGACGCCACCGACCCCATGGCAACCGGCATGGCCCTGGGCGCGGTCACGCAGCTGACCCAGGCCGTCGCCCAAAAAGATCTGACCGGACCGCTTGCCAGCCTTGCTGGCGGCCAGCCGCCTTTCGACGTGCAGGTGCACCAGCTCTACAACGAAGAGCAGATTTCGCAATACAACACCGTGCCCGGCTTGATGGGCGTCATCCTGACCATGACGCTGGTGATGATGACGGGCTTGGCGATGACACGCGAACGAGAGCGCGGCACGATGGAAAATCTGCTGGCGATGCCGGTGCGGCCGATCGAGGTCATGACCGGCAAGATCGTGCCCTACATCGCCATCGGTCTGATCCAGGCAACGATCATCCTGCTCGCCGCGCATCTTGTATTCCACGTCCCGATACAAGGCAGCCTGCTGTCCGTCTATCTGGCCGCGCTGCTGTTTGTGGCCGCCAATCTGACCGTAGGCATCACCTTGTCGTCGATTGCGCAAAATCAGTTGCAGGCGATGCAGCTGACCATGTTTTATTTCCTGCCCAATATGCTGCTTTCGGGTTTCATGTTCCCGTTCAAGGGCATGCCGATGTGGGCGCAATACCTGGGCAATCTGCTGCCGCTCACTCACTTCAACCGGCTGATCCGCGGCATCTTGCTCAAGGGTAACGGCTGGTGGGATTTGTGGCCCAGCATCTGGCCGCTGCTGTTGTTTACCGTGGTCGTCATGACCGCCGCCGTGAAGTTCTACCGCCGAACCCTGGATTGA